One region of Flavobacterium pisciphilum genomic DNA includes:
- the guaB gene encoding IMP dehydrogenase: protein MKAHNSKIIGEGLTYDDVLLVPNYSNVLPREVSIKSKFSRNITLNVPIVSAAMDTVTESAMAIAMAQEGGIGVLHKNMTIEQQAGKVRKVKRAESGMIIDPVTLPLSSTIADAKMAMKEFGIGGIPIVDENRILKGIVTNRDLRFEKNGTRPIVEVMTSQNLVTVAEGTSLEQAEVVLQGHKIEKLPVVNANYELVGLITFRDITKLTLKPIANKDVYGRLRVAAAIGVTGDAVQRAEALVSAGVDAIIIDTAHGHTEGVVNVLKEVKSKFPGIDVIVGNIATPEAAKYLVDNGADGVKVGIGPGSICTTRIVAGVGFPQFSAVLEVAAAIKGTGVPVIADGGIRYTGDIPKAIAAGADCVMLGSLLAGTKESPGETIIFEGRKFKSYRGMGSVEAMEGGSKDRYFQDVEDDVKKLVPEGIVGRVPYKGELNESMLQFIGGLRAGMGYCGSKDIPTLQESGRFVRITSSGITESHPHNVTITKEAPNYSR from the coding sequence ATGAAAGCACACAACTCCAAGATTATCGGCGAAGGTTTAACTTACGACGATGTATTATTAGTACCTAACTACTCGAATGTGCTTCCTCGCGAAGTGAGTATCAAATCAAAATTTTCTCGTAATATAACACTGAACGTTCCAATCGTATCTGCTGCTATGGATACTGTTACCGAAAGTGCAATGGCAATTGCTATGGCACAAGAAGGAGGAATAGGTGTTTTACATAAAAACATGACTATCGAGCAACAAGCTGGAAAAGTACGTAAAGTAAAACGTGCTGAGTCAGGAATGATCATTGATCCAGTTACTTTACCATTAAGTTCTACAATTGCCGATGCTAAAATGGCAATGAAAGAATTCGGAATTGGTGGAATTCCAATTGTTGACGAAAACAGAATCCTTAAAGGTATTGTTACCAATCGTGACTTACGTTTCGAAAAAAATGGAACAAGACCAATTGTTGAGGTTATGACAAGCCAAAATTTGGTAACAGTAGCCGAAGGAACTTCACTAGAACAAGCCGAAGTAGTTTTACAAGGACACAAAATAGAAAAATTACCAGTTGTTAATGCAAACTACGAACTAGTTGGATTAATTACTTTTAGAGATATCACTAAACTTACGTTAAAACCAATTGCAAATAAAGATGTTTACGGACGTTTACGCGTTGCGGCTGCAATTGGAGTAACGGGTGATGCAGTTCAAAGAGCCGAAGCACTTGTAAGTGCAGGTGTTGATGCAATTATTATCGATACAGCACACGGACATACTGAGGGTGTTGTAAATGTATTAAAAGAAGTAAAAAGCAAATTTCCAGGTATCGATGTTATCGTAGGAAATATTGCAACTCCTGAGGCTGCTAAATATTTAGTAGACAACGGTGCTGATGGAGTAAAAGTAGGTATCGGACCAGGTTCAATCTGTACAACTCGTATTGTAGCAGGAGTTGGTTTTCCACAATTCTCAGCAGTATTAGAAGTTGCTGCAGCAATAAAAGGAACTGGTGTACCAGTAATTGCTGATGGTGGAATACGTTATACAGGAGATATTCCTAAAGCTATTGCTGCTGGAGCTGACTGTGTTATGTTAGGGTCATTATTAGCAGGAACAAAAGAATCTCCGGGAGAAACTATCATCTTTGAAGGAAGAAAATTCAAATCTTACCGCGGAATGGGTTCAGTAGAAGCGATGGAAGGTGGATCAAAAGATCGTTATTTTCAAGATGTTGAAGACGATGTTAAGAAATTAGTTCCAGAAGGAATTGTAGGTCGTGTTCCTTATAAAGGAGAATTAAACGAAAGTATGCTTCAATTCATTGGTGGACTTCGTGCAGGAATGGGATACTGTGGTTCAAAAGATATTCCAACATTGC
- a CDS encoding quinone-dependent dihydroorotate dehydrogenase, whose amino-acid sequence MYKLLIRPILFRFDPEEVHYFTFSFVRFISKIPGVSSIIKAIYKVNDSRLEREVFGIKFSNPVGLAAGFDKDAKLYKELSDFGFGFIEIGTVTPVGQEGNPKKRLFRLKEDQAIVNRMGFNNGGVIEAIERLKENKGVLIGGNIGKNKVTPNENAVDDYIICFNALFNHVDYFVVNVSSPNTPNLRALQDKEPLTQLLQTLQNKNLTHAKPKPILLKIAPDLTDEQLLDIIDIIKTTQIAGVIATNTTISREGLQSINKEEMGGLSGKPLTKRSTEVIRFLSEKSNKAFPIIGVGGIHTAQDAIEKLNAGASLVQLYTGFIYEGPALIKAINKEILNKGL is encoded by the coding sequence ATGTATAAATTGCTTATTCGTCCGATACTTTTTAGGTTTGATCCAGAAGAAGTTCATTATTTTACTTTTTCATTTGTTAGATTTATTTCAAAAATACCAGGAGTCTCATCGATTATAAAAGCGATTTATAAAGTAAATGATTCTCGTTTAGAGCGAGAAGTTTTTGGAATAAAGTTTAGTAATCCAGTTGGACTAGCCGCAGGATTTGATAAAGATGCCAAATTATACAAAGAACTTTCAGATTTTGGTTTCGGATTTATAGAAATAGGTACTGTAACGCCCGTAGGACAAGAGGGAAATCCTAAAAAGAGATTGTTTCGTTTAAAAGAAGATCAGGCTATTGTTAATCGAATGGGATTTAATAATGGTGGGGTTATTGAGGCGATCGAACGATTAAAGGAAAATAAAGGAGTTCTAATTGGAGGAAACATTGGTAAAAATAAAGTAACTCCTAACGAGAATGCAGTTGATGATTATATCATTTGTTTCAATGCTTTGTTTAATCATGTTGATTATTTTGTAGTGAATGTAAGTTCGCCAAATACACCAAATTTGAGAGCTTTACAGGATAAAGAGCCATTGACTCAATTGTTACAGACGTTGCAAAATAAAAATTTAACGCATGCTAAGCCAAAGCCAATTTTATTAAAAATAGCTCCAGACTTAACAGATGAGCAATTATTGGATATCATAGATATAATTAAAACTACGCAAATTGCGGGTGTAATTGCAACCAATACTACGATTTCTAGAGAAGGACTACAGTCTATAAATAAAGAAGAAATGGGTGGTTTGTCAGGGAAACCTTTAACCAAAAGATCTACCGAAGTAATTCGTTTTCTTTCAGAAAAAAGTAATAAAGCATTTCCTATCATAGGAGTAGGGGGAATTCATACCGCTCAAGATGCAATTGAGAAATTAAATGCAGGAGCAAGTTTAGTCCAGTTATACACAGGGTTTATTTATGAAGGTCCAGCTTTGATAAAAGCAATTAATAAAGAGATCTTAAATAAAGGTTTGTAA
- a CDS encoding DUF5723 family protein, producing MRKIYLILLLVVSLSGLAQNKQVLYNFTSVPQSLLVNPGADVSYKYYFGIPLLSGISVNIGSSSFSAYDLFANNGVDFNTKLRNAVNKASKNDIVSVNEQIELFSGGFKLGGLENKGYLSFGVYQEADFFMYVPKDLALLALDGNQKYIGKSFDLSQLSVRAEVLSVFHVGYHKKINDKLVLGGRAKLYSSGLNATSTKNSGYIYTGMSNTTMYNQIISSNLELKSSGIAEYLEDDYNGSIASDIAHKTFLGGNYGIGFDAGITYYPKKNIQLTASVIDVGFIRHSKEVENLTYKGYYQYEGVNPNFTNPDKPENVFDEFEAAIPRDTLYNKYTTWRPVKFNSSIQYSFGKDRLDEECNCKSNRETEYLNGVGAQLFVMSTPRTPLVALTAFYRRTLFQNLQVKATYTVDSYTSKNIGFGLSTTLGKFNLYAMIDNILEYRDVTKANSATFQFGLNFIFKENSEYN from the coding sequence ATGAGAAAAATTTATCTGATTTTGTTGTTGGTGGTAAGTCTTTCTGGATTAGCGCAGAACAAGCAGGTTTTGTATAACTTTACCTCAGTTCCGCAATCATTACTTGTAAATCCTGGTGCAGATGTTTCTTATAAGTATTATTTTGGAATCCCATTATTGTCGGGTATCTCAGTAAATATTGGTTCGAGTAGTTTTTCTGCTTATGATTTGTTTGCAAATAATGGAGTTGATTTTAATACTAAATTGAGAAATGCAGTAAATAAAGCGTCCAAAAATGATATCGTTTCAGTTAATGAGCAAATCGAATTATTTTCAGGAGGATTTAAGCTTGGAGGGCTTGAAAATAAAGGATATCTTTCATTTGGAGTATATCAAGAAGCTGACTTTTTTATGTATGTGCCTAAAGATTTAGCACTGTTGGCGTTAGATGGGAATCAAAAATATATCGGAAAATCATTCGACCTAAGCCAGTTAAGTGTTAGGGCTGAGGTGCTTTCAGTTTTTCATGTGGGGTATCATAAAAAAATAAATGATAAGCTAGTTTTAGGAGGAAGAGCCAAGTTGTATTCAAGTGGATTAAATGCAACTTCAACCAAAAATTCAGGATATATTTATACAGGAATGTCGAATACAACAATGTATAACCAAATAATTTCTTCTAATTTAGAGCTGAAATCCTCTGGAATTGCAGAATATCTTGAGGATGATTATAATGGGAGTATAGCTTCAGATATTGCACACAAAACTTTTCTGGGTGGAAATTATGGAATTGGTTTTGATGCGGGGATAACCTATTATCCTAAAAAGAATATTCAGCTTACCGCAAGTGTTATCGACGTTGGTTTTATTCGACATAGCAAAGAAGTCGAAAATCTTACTTATAAAGGGTATTATCAATATGAGGGAGTGAATCCAAATTTCACCAATCCTGATAAGCCAGAAAATGTATTTGATGAATTTGAAGCGGCAATTCCAAGAGATACTTTATATAATAAATATACCACTTGGCGCCCAGTTAAATTTAATTCCTCAATTCAATATTCTTTTGGTAAAGATAGGTTAGATGAAGAATGCAATTGTAAGTCAAACAGAGAAACTGAATATCTCAATGGCGTTGGTGCCCAGTTGTTTGTAATGTCAACGCCTAGAACGCCGTTGGTTGCACTAACAGCTTTTTATAGACGTACGCTTTTCCAAAATTTACAAGTAAAAGCAACTTACACAGTGGATTCCTATACTTCAAAGAACATAGGATTTGGGCTTTCAACCACTCTTGGGAAGTTTAATTTATATGCCATGATCGATAATATTCTGGAATATAGAGATGTCACTAAAGCCAACAGTGCTACATTTCAATTTGGCTTAAATTTTATTTTCAAAGAAAATTCTGAATACAATTAA
- a CDS encoding HdeD family acid-resistance protein, with protein sequence MENSLFKKVKKAIDYWYIPLLVGLLFVGIGVWSFITPLAAYLTLAFLFSISFLASGVFEIIFALSNRKKIDNWGWTLASGILGLVVGILLISNPLISITILPLYVGFVILFRSIMAIVIAFDLKSYRVPDWGNLLVLGILGIIFSFILLWNPIFAGLSLVYWTAFAFIAIGAFYIYFSFKLKKIHDIPEKLHELEDRMNS encoded by the coding sequence ATGGAAAATTCTTTATTTAAAAAAGTAAAAAAAGCTATTGATTATTGGTACATTCCATTATTAGTGGGGTTGCTTTTTGTTGGAATAGGAGTTTGGTCTTTTATAACACCTCTAGCAGCATATTTAACTCTTGCGTTTCTTTTTAGTATTTCATTTTTGGCTAGCGGAGTTTTTGAGATCATTTTTGCGCTTTCAAACAGAAAAAAAATAGATAATTGGGGATGGACATTAGCATCAGGAATTTTAGGATTGGTAGTTGGGATATTGCTAATTTCTAATCCGTTAATTTCGATTACCATACTTCCATTATACGTAGGATTTGTTATTTTATTCCGTTCAATAATGGCTATAGTTATTGCTTTTGATTTAAAGAGTTATCGAGTACCAGATTGGGGAAATCTTTTGGTTTTAGGGATTTTAGGAATTATATTTTCATTTATATTATTGTGGAACCCTATTTTTGCAGGGCTTTCACTAGTATATTGGACAGCTTTTGCTTTTATTGCAATTGGAGCTTTTTATATTTATTTTTCTTTCAAGCTCAAAAAAATACATGATATCCCAGAAAAGCTACATGAATTAGAAGATAGGATGAATTCATAA
- a CDS encoding DUF3307 domain-containing protein yields MIVFVKLFLAHLLGDFIFQPNSWVINKEIKKQKSIYLYMHAALHGILTWILVGELSFGWYALLLAITHGFIDFLKLHFQKTSTKRAWFIGDQIAHFIVLIAIALLYNQQKIDLLGFNSHFWIIVTGVLFLTKPTSICIKNLISIWTPENNNEADNSLANAGNYIGILERLFVFCFIMTGHFEAIGFLLAAKSIFRFGDLKEAKDRKLTEYVLIGTLLSFGIALLTGLITKAMTLQTFI; encoded by the coding sequence ATGATAGTATTTGTAAAATTATTTTTGGCTCATTTACTTGGTGACTTTATTTTCCAACCTAATTCATGGGTTATTAATAAGGAGATTAAGAAACAAAAAAGCATTTATTTATATATGCACGCAGCTTTACACGGTATCTTAACTTGGATTTTGGTTGGTGAGCTTTCTTTTGGATGGTATGCGCTTTTATTAGCAATTACTCACGGATTTATTGACTTTTTAAAACTACATTTTCAGAAGACTTCTACCAAAAGAGCTTGGTTTATAGGAGACCAAATAGCCCATTTTATAGTTTTAATTGCAATTGCCCTTTTATACAATCAGCAAAAAATAGATTTACTTGGATTTAACAGCCACTTCTGGATTATTGTAACTGGGGTTTTGTTTTTAACCAAACCAACTTCTATTTGTATTAAAAACCTCATCTCGATTTGGACTCCAGAAAACAACAATGAGGCTGACAATTCTCTTGCCAATGCAGGAAATTACATTGGCATTCTAGAACGTTTATTTGTGTTTTGTTTTATAATGACAGGTCATTTTGAAGCCATAGGTTTTCTATTGGCTGCTAAATCCATCTTTAGATTTGGTGATTTAAAAGAAGCCAAAGATCGCAAACTAACTGAATACGTTCTTATTGGAACTCTTTTAAGTTTTGGAATCGCATTACTTACTGGTCTTATTACTAAAGCAATGACTTTACAAACCTTTATTTAA
- the pepT gene encoding peptidase T: protein MQHIIDRFISYVTIDTESDPNSQNTPSTAKQWDLANKLAEELKSIGMQDVTIDDKAYIMATLPSNVEHAVPTIGFISHFDTSPDFTGANVKPQIVPNYDGKDIVLNAEQNIILSPSYFKDLLQYKGQTLITTDGTTLLGADDKAGITEIVSAMEFLIQNPDIKHGKIRVGFTPDEEIGRGAHHFDVEKFGAEWAYTMDGSQIGELEYENFNAAGAKIIFKGKSVHPGYAKGKMINSMLIANEFINELPKGETPQETKGYEGFFHVHHITGSIEETVLELIIRDHSAKKFERRKKLIERITKKINHKFAKKFGEPIVIAQINDQYYNMKEKVLPVKHIVDIAEKAMKELNIKPLIKPIRGGTDGSQLSYMGLPCPNIFAGGHNFHGKYEYVPVESMQKATDVIVKIAEMTAIPGIFDAPIKPTKKK from the coding sequence ATGCAACATATTATAGATCGATTTATTAGTTATGTAACAATTGATACAGAGTCTGATCCAAATTCACAAAATACTCCTAGTACTGCAAAGCAATGGGATCTTGCTAATAAACTAGCCGAAGAACTAAAAAGCATCGGAATGCAAGATGTTACTATAGATGACAAAGCTTATATCATGGCTACTTTACCAAGTAATGTAGAACATGCTGTTCCTACTATTGGCTTTATTTCTCATTTTGACACTTCTCCTGATTTTACAGGAGCGAATGTAAAACCTCAAATTGTTCCTAATTATGACGGTAAAGACATTGTACTGAATGCTGAACAAAATATTATTTTATCTCCAAGTTACTTCAAAGATTTATTACAATATAAAGGGCAAACCTTAATTACAACTGACGGAACTACATTACTAGGTGCAGATGATAAGGCTGGAATTACAGAAATTGTATCTGCAATGGAATTCCTAATTCAAAACCCTGACATTAAACACGGTAAAATTAGAGTTGGATTTACTCCTGATGAAGAAATCGGTCGTGGTGCACATCATTTTGATGTAGAAAAGTTTGGTGCTGAATGGGCTTATACAATGGACGGAAGTCAGATTGGGGAGCTTGAATACGAAAACTTTAATGCTGCTGGAGCAAAAATTATCTTTAAAGGTAAAAGTGTACATCCAGGTTATGCCAAAGGAAAAATGATTAACTCAATGCTTATCGCTAATGAGTTTATTAATGAACTACCTAAAGGAGAAACTCCTCAAGAAACTAAAGGATACGAAGGTTTCTTTCACGTACATCATATAACTGGAAGTATCGAAGAAACTGTCTTAGAGCTTATCATTAGAGATCATAGTGCTAAAAAATTTGAAAGACGTAAAAAATTGATTGAGAGAATTACTAAAAAAATCAATCATAAGTTTGCTAAAAAATTCGGAGAACCAATCGTAATTGCTCAAATAAATGATCAATACTACAATATGAAAGAAAAGGTTTTACCTGTAAAGCATATTGTTGATATTGCAGAAAAAGCAATGAAAGAATTAAACATTAAACCACTAATAAAACCAATTAGAGGTGGAACTGACGGTTCTCAATTATCATACATGGGATTGCCTTGCCCAAATATTTTTGCTGGTGGTCATAACTTTCATGGTAAATACGAATATGTTCCTGTGGAAAGCATGCAAAAAGCAACTGATGTTATTGTGAAAATTGCTGAAATGACTGCAATTCCTGGAATATTTGATGCGCCAATAAAGCCTACAAAAAAGAAATAA
- a CDS encoding aldo/keto reductase, whose protein sequence is MKYNRCGKSGLLLPQISLGLWHNFGSVDNFENGESIIKEAFDKGITHFDLANNYGPVPGSAEENFGKILWHNFQGNLRDQIVVSTKAGYTMWDGPYGDWGSRKYLLSSLDQSLKRMKLDYVDIFYSHRFDPETPLEETMMALDYAVRSGKALYAGISNYNAEQTREATAILKQLGTPCLIHQVKYSMFVREPEAGLLDVLEEKGVGCIAFSPLAQGLLTDKYLKGIPENSRASNPNGNLQLKEISEQKVQKIIALNEIAQKRNQSLAQMALTWLLKDNRVTSVLIGASSVGQLNNNIDSLQNLAFTQDELQAIETILG, encoded by the coding sequence ATGAAATACAACAGATGTGGAAAAAGCGGCTTATTATTACCGCAGATTTCTTTGGGATTATGGCATAATTTCGGTTCAGTAGATAATTTTGAGAATGGAGAAAGTATCATTAAAGAAGCTTTTGATAAGGGGATAACGCACTTTGATTTAGCTAATAATTATGGGCCAGTTCCAGGTTCAGCCGAAGAAAATTTTGGAAAAATACTATGGCATAATTTTCAGGGAAACTTAAGAGATCAAATTGTAGTTTCTACCAAAGCAGGTTATACCATGTGGGATGGACCGTATGGCGATTGGGGTTCTCGAAAATACTTATTGTCAAGTTTAGATCAGAGTTTAAAACGTATGAAACTAGATTATGTGGATATTTTTTATTCGCATCGGTTTGATCCTGAAACGCCTTTAGAAGAAACGATGATGGCATTAGATTATGCTGTACGGAGTGGGAAAGCTTTATATGCGGGAATATCCAATTATAATGCAGAGCAAACCAGAGAAGCAACTGCAATTTTAAAACAATTAGGAACACCATGTTTAATACATCAGGTAAAGTATTCGATGTTTGTTAGAGAGCCAGAAGCAGGTTTACTTGATGTCCTAGAGGAAAAAGGAGTAGGTTGTATTGCATTTTCACCTTTGGCGCAAGGGCTTTTAACTGATAAATATTTAAAAGGAATTCCAGAGAATTCTAGAGCATCAAATCCAAACGGGAATTTGCAACTTAAAGAAATATCAGAACAAAAAGTGCAAAAGATAATTGCCTTGAATGAGATTGCTCAGAAGAGAAATCAATCTTTGGCACAAATGGCATTGACTTGGCTGTTAAAAGACAACCGTGTTACATCAGTTCTAATCGGTGCGAGTTCAGTAGGACAGTTAAATAATAATATTGATAGTTTGCAAAATCTTGCTTTTACTCAAGATGAATTACAAGCTATTGAAACTATTTTAGGGTAA
- a CDS encoding formylglycine-generating enzyme family protein has protein sequence MKKLNKFWIFGIVASSVLFISIGYAKFTKPAVENSTLDCNQIQITSSESKFEPTIVNKKMAPSKAPKGMVWIPGGEFSMGSNVADESLCSIKGVTKDAALIHRVYVDGYWMDETEVTNEQFEQFVNATGYITVAEQKPTKEEFPAVAEEDLIIGSVVFTPTSTSVNLDNFLQWWSYIGGTNWKHPEGPDSTIRGKEKYPVVQVAYEDAAAYAKWAGKRLPSEAEWEFAARGGKTGELYTWGNTLKPKGKFQANIYQGHFPIKNGDTGEDGFKGIASTAQFAPNAYGLYDMAGNVWEWVNDWYSADYYKSLAESGKVTKNPQGPEISNDPSEPDQLKKVHRGGSFLCTDQYCTRYMVGTRGKGEIRSPANHLGFRCVKSI, from the coding sequence ATGAAAAAATTAAACAAATTTTGGATATTCGGAATAGTAGCCAGTAGCGTTTTATTTATTAGCATTGGCTACGCAAAATTCACAAAACCGGCTGTAGAAAATTCAACATTAGATTGCAATCAAATTCAAATAACCTCATCTGAATCTAAATTTGAACCTACAATCGTTAATAAAAAAATGGCTCCATCTAAAGCTCCAAAAGGCATGGTTTGGATTCCTGGAGGAGAATTCTCGATGGGAAGTAATGTTGCAGACGAAAGTTTATGTAGCATAAAAGGAGTTACCAAAGATGCTGCTCTAATTCATCGCGTATATGTAGATGGATATTGGATGGATGAGACAGAAGTTACAAATGAACAATTTGAACAATTTGTAAATGCAACTGGATACATTACAGTTGCTGAGCAAAAACCTACCAAAGAAGAATTTCCTGCAGTTGCCGAAGAAGATTTAATAATAGGTTCTGTTGTATTTACACCTACCTCAACATCTGTAAATCTAGATAACTTTTTACAATGGTGGTCTTACATTGGAGGAACCAATTGGAAACATCCTGAAGGACCTGATAGCACAATAAGAGGCAAAGAAAAATACCCTGTTGTACAAGTTGCTTATGAGGATGCTGCCGCTTATGCAAAATGGGCTGGTAAAAGACTTCCTAGTGAAGCTGAATGGGAATTTGCTGCTAGAGGGGGAAAAACTGGAGAATTATACACTTGGGGAAATACTTTAAAACCAAAAGGAAAATTTCAGGCCAATATATACCAAGGACATTTCCCTATTAAGAACGGTGATACTGGTGAAGACGGATTTAAAGGGATTGCTTCAACAGCACAATTCGCTCCAAATGCTTATGGATTATACGATATGGCAGGAAATGTTTGGGAATGGGTAAATGACTGGTATAGCGCAGACTATTACAAATCATTAGCAGAAAGTGGCAAAGTTACTAAAAACCCTCAAGGACCTGAGATAAGTAATGACCCTTCTGAACCGGACCAGCTCAAAAAAGTGCATCGTGGAGGTTCCTTTTTATGCACCGATCAATATTGCACTCGATATATGGTAGGCACCAGAGGAAAAGGCGAAATACGCTCTCCAGCAAATCACCTTGGCTTTAGATGTGTAAAAAGCATTTAA
- a CDS encoding hydroxymethylglutaryl-CoA lyase: MNKEIKIIECPRDAMQGIKTFIPTKNKVSYIQSLLRVGFDTIDFGSFVSPKAIPQMQDTAEVLAQLDLSQTTSKLLAIIANTKGAEIASEHKEIQYLGFPFSISENFQMRNTHKTIAESIITLQEILEIADKKNKEVITYLSMGFGNPYGDPWNVEIVGEWTERLSKMGVKTLSLSDTVGSSTPDIITYLFSNLIAQYPKIEFGAHLHTTPSTWFEKIDAAFHAGCHRFDGAIQGFGGCPMATDKLTGNMPTEKMVSYFTAQKQNTNIRAMSFESAYNEASKLFGAYH; this comes from the coding sequence TTGAATAAAGAAATTAAGATTATCGAATGCCCACGAGATGCCATGCAAGGTATCAAAACATTTATTCCTACTAAGAATAAGGTTTCTTATATCCAGTCTTTATTGCGGGTAGGCTTTGACACCATTGACTTTGGGAGTTTTGTCTCTCCAAAAGCAATACCTCAAATGCAAGATACAGCAGAGGTTTTGGCACAATTAGATTTGTCGCAAACCACCAGTAAACTGTTAGCAATTATAGCAAATACAAAGGGAGCAGAAATAGCTTCAGAGCACAAAGAGATTCAATATTTAGGGTTTCCATTTTCGATTTCAGAGAATTTTCAAATGCGAAATACGCATAAAACTATAGCCGAATCGATAATTACACTTCAAGAAATATTAGAAATAGCTGATAAAAAGAACAAAGAGGTAATAACTTATCTTTCAATGGGATTTGGAAATCCATATGGAGATCCTTGGAACGTTGAGATAGTTGGAGAATGGACAGAGAGACTCTCTAAAATGGGAGTGAAAACACTTTCTCTTTCAGATACAGTAGGAAGTTCAACGCCAGATATTATCACTTATCTATTTTCGAATCTAATTGCACAATATCCCAAAATAGAGTTTGGTGCGCACTTGCATACCACACCTAGCACTTGGTTTGAGAAAATAGATGCAGCTTTTCATGCAGGTTGTCACCGTTTTGATGGGGCGATTCAGGGTTTTGGAGGATGTCCGATGGCAACAGACAAGTTAACAGGGAATATGCCAACAGAAAAAATGGTATCCTACTTTACGGCGCAAAAGCAAAATACAAATATAAGGGCGATGAGTTTTGAAAGTGCTTATAATGAAGCCTCAAAACTGTTTGGTGCTTATCATTAA